The proteins below come from a single Denticeps clupeoides chromosome 15, fDenClu1.1, whole genome shotgun sequence genomic window:
- the LOC114764987 gene encoding uncharacterized protein LOC114764987: protein MTGSEWPPELHTTTRGRRGQPPSRDVSPVPSYCSEPTCPRPQDVFRRVASVCQEDEGEEEEVLSLKSLPCARKPTTNRHKARKPQRYHSRQMTTLESSALKLPPITEPKEGHRCGLMVRGSGCVKACRLPPMASGRSKSTLPERPPCRAGRRPDKEAPASAPSNIVASPTQTDPSSETNHASLACGRKADLHALTSNMALVSASAGHSHLLQRVYIIIPTHPPQRTADKAVPRGPVRRRWPTFRRGALECVWEEGCVPPSPLPNLMEPISGFREQLQRQLLCPTLPYRGDPKDASHPDAVPAAHKSSVTI from the exons ATGACTGGGAGCGAATG GCCACCTGAACTCCACACAACGACTCGGGGGAGGAGAGGCCAGCCACCCAGCCGAGACGTTTCCCCGGTCCCCTCCTACTGCTCAGAGCCCACCTGCCCCAGGCCCCAG GACGTGTTCCGTCGCGTGGCGAGTGTGTGCCAGGAAGATGagggcgaggaagaggaggtccTGAGCTTGAAGAGCCTTCCCTGTGCCAGGAAACCCACGACCAACCGCCACAAGGCCAGAAAGCCTCAGCGGTACCACAGCAGACAGATGACGACTCTCGAGAGCTCCGCCCTGAAACTCCCGCCCATCACAGAACCAAAGGAAGGCCACAG GTGCGGCCTGATGGTGAGAGGCTCTGGTTGTGTGAAGGCCTGCAGGCTTCCTCCCATGGCAAGCGGCAGGAGCAAGTCGACGCTCCCCGAACGACCACCATGTCGGGCAGGCCGGAG ACCTGACAAAGAAGCCCCAGCTTCTGCTCCATCTAACATTGTAGCCAGCCCGACCCAGACTGACCCCTCCAGTGAAACCAACCATGCCTCTCTGGCGTGTGGCAGGAAAGCAGACCTCCACGCCCTGACCTCCAACATGGCCCTGGTGTCAGCCAGCGCCGGCCACAGCCACCTGCTACAGAGGGTGTACATCATCATACCCACACACCCTCCACAAAGAACAGCAGACAAAG CTGTCCCACGTGGGCCAGTGAGGCGCAGATGGCCCACGTTTCGCAGGGGAGcgctggagtgtgtgtgggaggagggTTGCGTGCCCCCTTCGCCTCTGCCCAATCTGATGGAGCCCATCTCCGGGTTCAGGGAACAGTTGCAACGGCAGCTCCTGTGCCCCACTCTCCCTTACCGCGGTGACCCCAAAGATGCCTCTCACCCAGATGCTGTCCCGGCCGCGCACAAGAGCTCCGTCACCATCTGA
- the cand1 gene encoding cullin-associated NEDD8-dissociated protein 1, with product MASASYHISNLLEKMTSSDKDFRFMATNDLMSELQKDSIKLDDDSERKVVKMILKLLEDKNGEVQNLAVKCLGPLVSKVKEYQVETIVDTLCTNMLSDKEQLRDISSIGLKTVIGELPPASSGSALAASVCKKITGRLTSAIAKQEDVSVQLEALDIMADMLCRQGGLLVNFHPSILSCLLPQLTSPRLAVRKRTIIALGHLVMSCGNLVFVDLIEHLLSELSRNDSMSTTRTYIQCIAAISRQAGHRIGEYLEKIIPLVVKFCSVDDDELREYCIQAFESFVRRCPKEVYPHVPTVIGICLKYLTYDPNYNYDDEDEDENAMDADGADEDYQGSDDEYSDDDDMSWKVRRAAAKCLDAVVSTRHEMLPEFYRTVSPALIARFKEREENVKADVFHAYLSLLKQTRPAQSWLCDPDAMEQGETPLTMLQSQVPMVVKALHKQLKEKSVKTRQCCFNMLTELVNVLPGALTQHVPVLIPGIIFSLNDKSSSSNLKIDALSCLYVILCNHQPQVFHPHVQALVPPVVACVGDPFYKITSEALLVTQQLVKVIRPLDQGDSFDASPYINDLFCCTIKRLKAADIDQEVKERAISCMGQIICNLGDSLGPDLPGTLQIFLERLKNEITRLTTVKALTLIAGSPLKIDLRPILGEAVPILASFLRKNQRALKLSTLAALDILVQSYSDSVTPAMIDAVLAELPLLISESDMHVSQMAISFLTTLARVHPDSLSKISGSILSELITLVRSPLLQGGALSAMLDFFQALVATGTASLGYMDLLRMLTGPVYAQSAALTHKQSYYSIAKCVAALTRACPKEGPAVVGQFIQDVKNSRSTDLIRLLALLSLGEVGHHMDLSGQPELKTVILDAFSSASEEVKSAASYALGSISVGNLPEYLPFVLQEISGQPKRQYLLLHSLKEIISSASVAGLKPYVESVWTLLLKHCECTEEGTRNVVAECLGKLTLIDPETLLPRLKGYLLSGSSYARSSVVTAVKFTISDHPQTIDPLLKNCIGDFLKTLEDPDLNVRRVALVTFNSAAHNKPSLIRDLLDTVLPHLYNETKVRKELIREVEMGPFKHTVDDGLDIRKAAFECMYTLLDSCLDRLDIFEFLNHVEDGLKDHYDIKMLTFLMLARLSTLCPSAVLQRLDRLVEPLRATCTTKVKANSVKQEFEKQDELKRSAMRAVVALLTIPEAEKSPLMSEFQSQISSNPELAAIFDSIQRDSSTANMESMDTS from the exons ATGGCGAGCGCCTCGTACCACATCTCCAATCTCCTGGAAAAAATGACGTCCAGCGACAAGGACTTCAG ATTCATGGCTACAAATGATCTGATGTCAGAACTGCAGAAGGACTCAATCAAACTGGATGACGACAGTGAGCGGAAGGTGGTGAAGATGATCCTAAAGCTACTGGAAGATAAGAATGGAGAAGTGCAGAACCTGGCTGTCAAATG CCTGGGGCCGCTGGTCAGCAAGGTGAAGGAGTACCAGGTGGAGACCATCGTGGACACGCTTTGCACCAACATGCTGTCCGACAAAGAGCAGCTGCGAGACATCTCCAGCATCGGCCTGAAGACTGTCATCGGAGAGCTGCCGCCAGCGTCCAGCG GCTCAGCCCTGGCAGCAAGTGTGTGCAAGAAGATCACGGGCCGCCTCACAAGTGCCATTGCCAAGCAGGAGGACGTGTCTGTGCAGCTGGAGGCTCTGGACATCATGGCCGACATGCTATGCAG GCAAGGAGGTCTGCTGGTGAACTTTCACCCATCCATCCTGAGCTGCTTGCTGCCACAGCTGACCAGCCCCCGCCTGGCGGTGAGGAAGAGGACCATCATTGCGCTTGGCCACCTGGTGATGAGCTGCGGGAACCTGGTCTTCGTGGACCTGATTGAGCACCTGCTGTCGGAGCTCTCCCGCAATGACTCCATGTCTACCACCCGCACCTACATCCAGTGCATCGCCGCCATCAGCCGACAGGCTGGGCATCGGATCG gagAGTACCTGGAGAAGATTATCCCCCTGGTGGTGAAGTTCTGcagtgttgatgatgatgagttGAGAGAGTACTGCATCCAGGCCTTTGAATCGTTTGTCAGAAG GTGTCCAAAAGAAGTCTACCCCCATGTGCCCACAGTCATCGGTATTTGCCTGAAATATCTGACCTATGACCCCAACTACAACTATGATGACGAAGATGAGGACGAGAATGCCATGGATGCAGATGGAGCTGATGAAGATTACCAAG GAAGTGACGACGAGTACAGCGACGACGATGACATGAGTTGGAAGGTGCGCCGTGCGGCAGCCAAGTGTTTAGATGCGGTGGTGAGCACGCGGCACGAGATGCTGCCCGAGTTTTACCGCACAGTGTCGCCGGCGCTCATTGCCCGCTTTAAGGAGCGCGAGGAGAACGTGAAGGCAGATGTGTTCCACGCTTACCTCTCGCTACTGAAGCAGACGCGCCCCGCCCAGAGTTGGCTGTGTGACCCTGATGCCATGGAGCAGGGAGAGACCCCGCTGACCATGCTGCAGAGTCAG GTGCCTATGGTCGTAAAAGCTCTGCACAAGCAGTTGAAGGAGAAGAGTGTGAAAACGCGCCAGTGCTGCTTCAACATGCTGACCGAGCTAGTCAACGTGCTGCCTGGGGCACTAACGCAGCACGTCCCGGTGCTCATCCCAG GAATCATATTTTCTCTCAACGACAAGTCCAGCTCCTCCAACCTGAAGATCGATGCACTGTCCTGCCTCTATGTAATTCTGTGCAACCACCAGCCCCAAGTCTTCCACCCCCATGTGCAGGCCCTGGTGCCCCCCGTGGTGGCCTGTGTTGGGGACCCCTTCTACAAAATCACCTCCGAGGCCCTCCTGGTCACTCAGCAGCTGGTGAAGGTCATCCGGCCTCTGGACCAGGGTGATTCATTTGACGCGTCGCCATACATCAACGACCTCTTCTGCTGTACCATAAAGCGGCTTAAAGCTGCAGACATCGACCAGGAGGTGAAGGAGCGTGCCATCTCCTGCATGGGCCAGATAATCTGTAATTTAGGTGACAGCCTCGGCCCGGACTTGCCGGGGACGCTGCAGATCTTTTTGGAGCGGCTGAAGAACGAGATCACGCGACTGACCACGGTGAAGGCTCTGACCCTGATCGCCGGCTCGCCGCTGAAAATCGACCTCCGGCCCATTCTGGGCGAGGCCGTGCCCATCTTGGCCTCGTTCCTGCGCAAGAACCAGCGCGCGCTCAAGCTCAGCACGCTCGCCGCGCTTGATATTCTCGTGCAGAGCTACAGTGACAGCGTCACGCCGGCAATGATCGACGCCGTGCTGGCGGAGCTGCCGCTGCTCATTAGCGAAAGCGACATGCACGTGTCTCAGATGGCCATCAGTTTCTTGACCACCCTGGCGCGGGTCCACCCGGACTCCCTATCTAAAATCAGCGGCTCCATCCTGTCCGAGCTCATCACCCTCGTCCGCTCGCCCCTCCTACAGGGCGGCGCCCTCAGCGCCATGCTGGATTTCTTCCAGGCCCTGGTTGCCACAGGGACGGCCAGTCTAGGCTACATGGACCTCCTACGGATGCTGACGGGACCAGTCTACGCCCAGAGTGCCGCCCTCACGCACAAACAGTCATACTACTCCATCGCTAAATGCGTGGCGGCCCTGACCCGCGCCTGCCCCAAAGAGGGTCCCGCGGTAGTGGGTCAGTTCATCCAGGATGTGAAGAACTCTCGGTCCACCGACCTGATCCGCCTCTTGGCTCTGCTGTCGTTGGGGGAGGTCGGCCACCACATGGACCTGAGCGGCCAGCCCGAACTGAAGACGGTCATCCTCGACGCGTTCTCGTCCGCCAGCGAGGAGGTCAAGTCCGCCGCGTCGTACGCGCTGGGCAGCATTAGCGTGGGCAACCTGCCCGAGTACCTGCCCTTCGTGCTGCAGGAGATCTCGGGGCAGCCCAAGAGGCAGTACCTGCTGCTGCACTCGCTGAAGGAGATCATCAGCTCGGCGTCTGTGGCCGGGCTGAAGCCGTACGTGGAGAGCGTGTGGACGCTGCTGCTTAAACACTGCGAGTGCACCGAGGAGGGCACGCGGAATGTGGTGGCCGAGTGTCTCGGCAAGCTGACGCTGATAGACCCCGAGACGTTGCTGCCGCGCCTTAAAGGCTATCTGTTGTCAG GCTCCTCCTACGCCAGAAGCTCCGTAGTGACTGCAGTCAAGTTCACCATTTCAGACCATCCGCAGACCATAGACCCTTTACTCAAGAACTGTATAG GTGATTTCTTAAAAACATTGGAAGATCCCGACCTCAACGTCCGAAGGGTAGCCTTGGTAACGTTCAACTCTGCTGCGCACAACAAGCCCTCACTGATCCGAGACCTGCTGGACACCGTGCTCCCACACCTTTACAACGAGACCAAAGTGCGCAAGGAGCTCATCAGAGAG GTGGAGATGGGTCCATTTAAACACACGGTGGATGACGGCCTAGATATCAGGAAGGCAGCGTTTGAGTGCATGTACACCCTGCTGGACAGCTGTTTGGACCGGTTGGACATCTTTGAGTTCCTCAACCACGTAGAGGACGGACTGAAGGATCATTACGACATTAAG ATGTTGACTTTCCTGATGCTGGCCAGACTCTCCACTCTGTGTcccagtgctgtgctgcagaggcTGGATCGACTGGTGGAGCCACTCAGAGCCACCTGCACCACTAAG GTGAAAGCTAATTCGGTAAAACAGGAGTTTGAGAAGCAGGACGAGCTGAAGCGGTCCGCCatgcgggcagtggtggccctgctGACCATCCCCGAGGCGGAAAAGTCCCCCCTGATGAGTGAGTTCCAGTCCCAGATCAGCTCCAACCCTGAGCTGGCCGCCATCTTTGACAGCATCCAGAGGGACTCGTCCACCGCCAACATGGAGTCCATGGACACCAGCTAA